From the genome of Leptotrichia sp. oral taxon 847:
GCGATTTTTGAGGCAAAAGACTCGGGATCTCCACCAAGTTTTATATCAGTCCCTCTACCTGCCATATTTGTCGCAATTGTTACTGTTTTAAATCTTCCAGCTTGAGATACAATTTCAGCTTCTCTTTCGTGATGTTTTGCATTTAATATTTCGTGTGGAATTCTTGCTTTTTTTAGTAAAGCCGAAACTTCTTCTGAGTGCTGAATAGATGCAGTTCCAACTAAAACTGGCTGTCCTTTTTCGTACAATTCTTCAATTTTTCTTGCTATTGCTCGATATTTCGCATTTTTGTTCATATAAATGACATCTGGCAAATCTTTTCTTATAACAGGTTTATTCGTAGGAACAACTATAACTTTTAAGTTATAAATTTGCTTAAATTCTTCTTGTTCTGTCTTGGCTGTCCCTGTCATTCCTGACAATTTTTCGTACATTCTAAAGTAATTTTGTAGTGTAATTGAAGCTAGTGTCTGATTTTCACCTGCAACTTCCAAGTGTTCTTTGGCTTCAATCGCTTGGTGAAGTCCATCTGAATATCTTCTACCTTCCATTAATCTTCCAGTAAATTCATCAACTATTATAACTTCTCCATCGCTGTTAATAATGTAATCCCTGTCGATTTTAAACAATTCTTTAGCTTTTAATGCTTGTGTCAAGAAGTGCGTAAGTTCAACATATTCAGGGGAATAAAGATTGTCAATTTTTAAAATCCGCTCAACATTTTTAATCCCTTTGTCTGTAATTGTAACAGTATGTGATTTTTCGTCAACTTCGTAATCTTCCCAATCCTCATCGGGAATTACTGTATTTTTTTTATCTTTTATTTCTTCAGTTTTATAACTTCTTTTTAATTTTTTAGCAACTTCTGCAAAAGTGTTGTACCACTCTGTTGTTTCTTCGGCCGCTCCAGATATAATTAACGGGGTTCTGGCTTCATCAATTAAAATTGAATCCACTTCATCGACGATTACAAAATGGTGTCCTCTTTGAACTTTTTCTTCAAGAGAGCCAACCATGTTATCTCTTAAATAGTCAAATCCAAACTCACTGTTTGTTCCATAGGTTATATCTGCCTGATAAGCTATTTTTCTTTGTTCTGGAGTTATGTTTCCACCGATAAAATCAGATTTTAAACCTAAAAATTCAAATAGTCCAGCCATAGTATCCCTATCTCTTTTGGCCAAGTAATCATTTACGGTTACGACGTGTACTCCTTTTCCAGTAAGTGCATTTAAGTAAATCGGAAGAGTTGACATAAGTGTTTTACCTTCTCCAGTTTTCATTTCTGCAATACTTCCTTTGTGCAAAATCATACCACCTATGATTTGGACGTCGTAGTGGCGCAACCCAATAATTCTTTTAGACGCCTCTCTCACAGTCGCAAATGCTTCCACCAAAATATCATCCAAAGTTTCTGATTTTGCAATTCTTTCTTTAAATTCTACTGTTTTATGTTGCAACTGCTCATCTGTCATTTTTTCAAATAGCGGTTCAATTTCATTGATTTTTTCCACTATTTTTCGCATTTTTTTTATTTCTCTTTCATCTGAAGTTCCAAATATTTTTTCTCCCAGTTCTTTTAACATTTTATTTCCTTTCAATTTTATTTTTTGGTTAATAAATTGAAACTTTCTATTCTCTTATTCGCAAATCATTTTCTTTTCGCTTTTCAAAAATTCTGTCATTTTGGAATAAATCTCGATTTCTTATAATATCGTCAAAAAAGTCTATATTTTCATTAATTTTCGTGATAATATGAAATTCATTTTTTGAGTTATTCTCATTTTTTTTTCTTTTCCCAATTTTTTTTAGTTCTCTAGCAAAAACAGCGTTTTTATCGCTATTCATTTTGCTAATTTCATTTGCTATGTCGTCAATATCTTTATGCGACAAATTGTTGTCATTTACAAAGTTATTTAGTTTACTTGTAAATTTAGGTGTTCCTAAAAGACTCGAATAAGTCATCATAAAAATAATGCTCATAACGACTAAAACTATATTTTTTTTATTCATCTTGTCATTTCCTTATAAAATTTTAATATGCATTGTGTTCATTTAAAGGAATAGTTCCCTTGAAAAATAAAGTTATTGCATAAAGTTATTATATCAAATATGTTAAATTATATCAATAAAAAAAATAGGAAAAATAGAAAGCTAAATAAATAAAAATTATTGTAACTTAACTTTAACTTCTTATTTTCAAAAAGAATGCAAGAATATTCAAAATCCAAAATTGTAAAGGGTAAAAAATATAGAAAAACCATTTGTGAATTGGTGCCTTGCTTCCTTTTTTTCCATTGTATAAAAATATGAATGGCAAAAATAAAAATGTTAAACCGTCGCTGTTATAGCAAAAACTATCAAACCATGCTCTTAAATTAGGGTATTTGGCAGGATTTAACGATGGCGTAAATAATGGAATATATAACATATTCAAAATTAAAAATGTTATTACTTGCTTTTTTCTATTTCCATAAAATGCCCAAAAACTAATCATTGTAAACAAAGTCTGTATTCCACCTTCAAGGCCCATGATATAATTTCCAATTACAATCGGAACAAAAGAAAATACCAATCCCAAAATAAAAAGAAAAATTCCTAAAATATTATAAATTACTTTTTTACTACTTCTCCCTTTTTGCAAGAAATAAATTATTGTAAATCCAATCGCAAGACTTAAAAAAATATTATCTACTATTTGATATCTTTCTCCTAGTATGATAAATGAAATTACATTTCCAAATTGCATCAAAATAGCGGCTATCCACAATCTTGCCATATATTTTTTACGGTTTCTTGTATGATAAAAGCCTTCCACTGTAAAAAATGCAAATAATGGTGCCACAAATCTTGTGATTAAATGAATCCAAGATGGTAAAAATCCTGAAAATACAAAAAATACTGAGTCTAAAAACATAAAAAATAAAGCAATATATTTCAACTGATTTGTATTTAATTTTTTCATAAAATCCTCCTAAAATATTATTTTTGTAAAAAATTATAACACTTTTATCAGATAAATTTATAATATTTTATATAAAATAATCTTTATTATTAAAAATAAATAAAATATTTTTAAAAATTGAACTAATAAATATAAAATTTTTATATTTGAAAAAATAAGCACATTATTTTAATATGTTTAGGTGTTGTATCTTAATTATAAAATCCATATTACAAATTCCAAAGTAAAAATTCCCAATCCTCATTCTTAATTTCTTCATTATTTTTACAATTACAAATTTTCTCATAAAAAACCCTATACATCTTGCTCTTGTACTTAAAAACCTTCATTTTATTCAAATTCTTCTCCAAAAACGAGTTTTCATAACTCCCAATCATAAAAAAATCACAATTATAGCCCTTATTTTGAATAAATTTTACAGCTTTTCTAAATTCATTTTTATTTTTTTTCTCGTCTGCATTTTTATCCTTTAAAATAAAATCCACATACAAAAAATTTGAAATTTTATTAATTTCAGGCATTTCTGGATATCCAAAAAATGCTATCACTTTTCTAAATTTATACAAAAATTTATAAATTTTTTTATAATCCATCACAACATATTTTTTATTGGCCTTATTTTTCAAGTGAATTTCAAAATTTCCATAATTTAAAATTTCCTCATCGTTTACTGCCAAATCACCTTTTCTACTATTTTTCAAACTAAAAAATACAATATTTTTGTAAAACTCATAAACCGGCATACTTTTTCGCCTTTTTGTCAAGATTCTTTGTGCTATTTTATTTTCTTCAAGAATAGTCGTAATTACGGTTTTTACTCCACATTTTTTGGCTTCTGTTATTAACATCTTGTAAGCCTTGCCAAAATTAACTTTATTTCTATATTCTTTTTTTATTCTAAATGAATTTAAATACCCGATATTATTTTTAAAAATAGAACAAGCCCCAACACCCACAAGATTGTCATTTTCAGTATCAATTCCTACCACGATAATCGGTGTCTTTTCACTATCTTTTTGCAATGATTCAAATAAATTCGGCACTTTCTCATATTTTACCTGTACAAGCGATTCCATTTCCTCTTCATCCAGAATATTTCTTATTTCATCGCTGTAATCACTATTTTGAATAATTTTAAATTCTATTTTTTTCATCTTTCCCCAATCTCCTAATCAAATCTCGTGCCGTAACCTGTTTCCCTGTCGCAGGAAAAATTTTATCATAATCATCCAAAATAATCTTTTTCCAATTTTCAATCAACTCTTCCTTATTCTTCCCAAATAACGGAATTAACGGAAATTTAAAACATAAGTTCTGAACCATATCCCCACAAAACAGATATTTCTCATTATTTTTTTCATCGAAAACTGCAAGAGAAACCGAATCATCTGAATGTCCCTTTGTTTCAATAATTTCCATATTCCCAAAACTATATTCTGAAAGCAAAATCCTTTCCTGTTGTAAAAAATTAATAAAAATCACTTTTTCCATATCAGTTTTCTCCAATTTTGGAAAGATATTTTTACTAAAATTCTTTTTACTTTTCAATTTTTTAGAAACCTTTTCTGTAAACGGATAAAATCCATTTGGAATAACACTTCTTCCTGTTTCTAATACATTTTCAGAATTTCTATGTGCAATAACTCTAACATCTCCAATTGCATCAATAAGAATTTTCAAATTTCCCACATGATCAGCGTGAGAATGGCTTAGAACTATCACTTTTATCTTTTTTACCTCTCCAATTTTCTGAATTATTCTCTTCAAAATTTTTTTCTTTTTTACATGTACCCCCGTATCTAGCAATAAATATTCATCATTTTTATTTTTAAATAAATACAAATTATTTAACCCAATTTTTATTTTTTCTATCATTTTTAGAAAGCTCCTTGATATTTTAATGAAAAACCTGCCAGTCCAGTAAATAGAACTGACAGGCATAAGGTGGGAAGAACAATGGGAATTTACTTAATTATTTTTGACTGCTAAAAAATAAAAAAGCAGTGATTATAACTGCTAAAACAGTCAAATCCCAGTTCATCATTGAGACCACCTCCTAACTTTATAACATGGCATCAAGGTT
Proteins encoded in this window:
- the secA gene encoding preprotein translocase subunit SecA, producing the protein MLKELGEKIFGTSDEREIKKMRKIVEKINEIEPLFEKMTDEQLQHKTVEFKERIAKSETLDDILVEAFATVREASKRIIGLRHYDVQIIGGMILHKGSIAEMKTGEGKTLMSTLPIYLNALTGKGVHVVTVNDYLAKRDRDTMAGLFEFLGLKSDFIGGNITPEQRKIAYQADITYGTNSEFGFDYLRDNMVGSLEEKVQRGHHFVIVDEVDSILIDEARTPLIISGAAEETTEWYNTFAEVAKKLKRSYKTEEIKDKKNTVIPDEDWEDYEVDEKSHTVTITDKGIKNVERILKIDNLYSPEYVELTHFLTQALKAKELFKIDRDYIINSDGEVIIVDEFTGRLMEGRRYSDGLHQAIEAKEHLEVAGENQTLASITLQNYFRMYEKLSGMTGTAKTEQEEFKQIYNLKVIVVPTNKPVIRKDLPDVIYMNKNAKYRAIARKIEELYEKGQPVLVGTASIQHSEEVSALLKKARIPHEILNAKHHEREAEIVSQAGRFKTVTIATNMAGRGTDIKLGGDPESFASKIAIKGTPEYEDIYHTYVKECAENREKVLKVGGLFILGTERHESRRIDNQLRGRAGRQGDPGASEFYLSLDDDLMRLFGGDKLKSMMKMLKIDEDEEIRHRQITKSVENAQRRIESRNFSSRKSLIEYDDVNNIQREVVYEQRDAILKNENLKELIEGMISETVDDIVNNAFAGESGEKNLNLLEDKLNEIFDYKIDINKIEGKSTEEVSNLIYEDLLKIYDEKEKAVGDEVFRRIERYIMLEVLDSKWRQHLKDLTELREGIRLRSYGQRNPIHDYKIVAYDVYNEMIDAIKRETSSFILKLKVRGEEDTNHLTREEVSNVKYEHTDDKTDMIGDDYQQEVIPEPQQPQRPLSRRERRERERRNV
- a CDS encoding TraX family protein, with the protein product MKKLNTNQLKYIALFFMFLDSVFFVFSGFLPSWIHLITRFVAPLFAFFTVEGFYHTRNRKKYMARLWIAAILMQFGNVISFIILGERYQIVDNIFLSLAIGFTIIYFLQKGRSSKKVIYNILGIFLFILGLVFSFVPIVIGNYIMGLEGGIQTLFTMISFWAFYGNRKKQVITFLILNMLYIPLFTPSLNPAKYPNLRAWFDSFCYNSDGLTFLFLPFIFLYNGKKGSKAPIHKWFFYIFYPLQFWILNILAFFLKIRS
- a CDS encoding GNAT family N-acetyltransferase codes for the protein MKKIEFKIIQNSDYSDEIRNILDEEEMESLVQVKYEKVPNLFESLQKDSEKTPIIVVGIDTENDNLVGVGACSIFKNNIGYLNSFRIKKEYRNKVNFGKAYKMLITEAKKCGVKTVITTILEENKIAQRILTKRRKSMPVYEFYKNIVFFSLKNSRKGDLAVNDEEILNYGNFEIHLKNKANKKYVVMDYKKIYKFLYKFRKVIAFFGYPEMPEINKISNFLYVDFILKDKNADEKKNKNEFRKAVKFIQNKGYNCDFFMIGSYENSFLEKNLNKMKVFKYKSKMYRVFYEKICNCKNNEEIKNEDWEFLLWNL
- a CDS encoding MBL fold metallo-hydrolase; translation: MIEKIKIGLNNLYLFKNKNDEYLLLDTGVHVKKKKILKRIIQKIGEVKKIKVIVLSHSHADHVGNLKILIDAIGDVRVIAHRNSENVLETGRSVIPNGFYPFTEKVSKKLKSKKNFSKNIFPKLEKTDMEKVIFINFLQQERILLSEYSFGNMEIIETKGHSDDSVSLAVFDEKNNEKYLFCGDMVQNLCFKFPLIPLFGKNKEELIENWKKIILDDYDKIFPATGKQVTARDLIRRLGKDEKNRI